A genomic region of Arachis stenosperma cultivar V10309 chromosome 9, arast.V10309.gnm1.PFL2, whole genome shotgun sequence contains the following coding sequences:
- the LOC130948746 gene encoding protein WHAT'S THIS FACTOR 1 homolog, chloroplastic-like: MLTRLTHRRGPVIPSLQKLQCLSLLHRTFSLWSMKKDPDLESALSRNRRWIVNNQIKNIILRYPNQEIPIASLQKKFKTLDLKGKALNWLRKYPSCFDVTFTGNEHRCHLSKRMMSLVEEEESVRESQENAFICRLAKLLMMSVNKRINVLKINELKRNLGFPDDYVIRIVAKYPNLFRVVNEGGRRSSMEIELVHWDPEFAVSTVEIAARRSGNTRPTFSCSLPFSWVKSWERFREFDLVPYFSPYMDPRELVEGSKEMEKRNVGLVHEVLSLTLWKKASIVKLGHFRREFALPDRLNVLLLKHPGIFYVSNKYQIYTVLLREAYVGSELVEKDPLVVVKEKFGELMQEGLHEYNQRRRLINTEKRRKKGVPLARVDEVKCKRRRSENADSDDDEDGDNKPGGLFDPEERKRFYKVLFDDDTS, encoded by the coding sequence ATGCTCACAAGACTAACTCATCGTCGTGGTCCTGTGATTCCGTCTTTACAAAAACTACAATGTCTTTCTCTTCTCCACCGAACCTTCTCCCTGTGGTCCATGAAGAAGGATCCAGACCTCGAATCCGCGCTCTCCCGCAACCGCCGCTGGATTGTCAACAACCAGATCAAGAACATCATCCTCCGCTATCCAAACCAAGAGATCCCCATTGCATCCCTTCAGAAGAAGTTCAAAACCCTTGACCTCAAAGGCAAAGCCCTGAACTGGCTCCGCAAGTACCCTTCCTGTTTCGATGTTACTTTCACCGGCAATGAACACCGCTGTCACCTCTCCAAGCGCATGATGAGCCTCGTCGAAGAAGAGGAATCTGTTAGGGAGTCTCAAGAAAATGCTTTCATTTGCAGGTTAGCAAAATTACTTATGATGAGTGTTAACAAGAGGATTAATGTTCTGAAAATCAACGAGCTGAAAAGGAATTTAGGATTTCCCGATGATTACGTGATTAGGATTGTTGCAAAGTACCCAAATTTGTTCCGTGTTGTTAACGAGGGCGGGAGGAGGAGCTCTATGGAGATTGAATTGGTTCACTGGGACCCTGAATTTGCTGTATCCACAGTGGAAATTGCGGCCAGGAGGAGCGGCAATACAAGGCCAACGTTCTCGTGTTCTTTGCCTTTCAGTTGGGTGAAATCATGGGAGAGATTCCGTGAATTCGATTTGGTTCCTTACTTTTCGCCTTACATGGACCCCAGGGAATTGGTGGAAGGGTCGAAAGAGATGGAGAAGAGGAATGTGGGATTGGTACATGAGGTGTTGTCTTTGACTCTTTGGAAGAAAGCCTCAATAGTGAAGTTGGGTCATTTTAGGAGGGAGTTTGCTTTGCCTGATAGGTTGAATGTGTTGTTGCTCAAGCACCCTGGGATTTTCTATGTTTCCAACAAGTATCAGATTTACACAGTTCTTCTTAGGGAGGCCTATGTTGGGTCTGAACTTGTTGAAAAGGATCCTCTGGTTGTTGTGAAGGAGAAATTTGGGGAACTGATGCAGGAAGGGCTTCATGAGTACAATCAGAGGCGGCGCCTCATAAATACggagaagaggaggaagaaagGTGTTCCTTTGGCTAGAGTAGATGAAGTAAAGTGTAAGAGGAGAAGAAGTGAAAATGCTGActcagatgatgatgaggatGGAGACAACAAGCCGGGAGGTTTGTTTGACCCAGAGGAAAGGAAACGGTTTTATAAAGTTCTGTTTGATGATGATACTTCATGA